From Bacillota bacterium:
CGACGGCCGGCGAGCAAGGCGGCGGGCAGCCCGGGCCGTATGAGATCCTGGGGCTGCCGGTTCACCCTGTGGGGCTCGAAGAGGCGGCAGCCCTCGTCACCCGCTGGGTGCAGGAGAGGGACGGCGCCTCGGGCCTTCTCAGGCACGTGGTCACCCTCAACCCCGAGATGGTGATGCGTGCCCGCAAGGATCCGGGGTTGGCCGGCGTCGTGAGCCGGGCCGAACTGGTGGTGCCCGATGGCATCGGGGTCGTGTGGGCCGCCCGCATGCTGGGCCGGCCCGCTCTCGGGCGGGTGCCCGGCGTCGAACTCGCCGAACGCTGCCTGCGGGAGCTCGCCCGCCTGAACCTGCCCGTTTTCCTCGTGGGGGGCGAGCCTCCGGGGCCGGACGGCCCCGGCGTGGCCGAGGAGGCAGCCCGGCGGCTGCAGGCACGCCCGGATCTTGCGGGCCTGCGCGTTGCCGGCACGCATCACGGCTACTTCGCATTTGGAAGTGACGAAGAGGAGCGGCTGCTCCGTGCCATTGAGGCCGCCCGCCCGGCGCTCTTGCTGGTGGGCATGGGCGTCCCGCGCCAGGAGGCCTGGATTGATCACCGCCGCGAGCGCCTGCGCCGGGCGGTTCGGGTGGCCATCGGGGTGGGGGGGAGCCTGGACGTCTGGGCGGGGAGGACCCGCCGGGCGCCGCCCGCGGTGCGCCGGCTGGGCCTGGAATGGCTGTTCCGGGCCGCCACCCAGCCCTGGCGCCTCAAGCGGCTCGCAGCCCTTCCCGCATTCGCCGGGGCGGTGTTGGGTTACCGGCTAGGCGGTATAATGGGGCAGCGGGTCCGGAGGAAGGCGTAGGGCTGGACGTCGCCGTGTACGAGCCGGGCCGGGGAGGCGCACTGTGAAGAACCGTCTGGGAAGGGCATGGCCGGCGCTTGCGGTGCTCGCCGTCCTCGCTGCACTCGCCCTGGCCGGCTCGGCGCTGTTGAGTTCCGGAGCGCCTACGGATGACGCGAAGGGTCCCGGCGAAGACCTGACGACGGTGCTCGAGGTGGTGGGGGTGATCAAGACCCACTACCTGGAGCCCGTCAGCACCGTCGAGCTTTTATCGGCGTACATCCGCACCGGCAGCATCAACGGGATGCTCAAGGA
This genomic window contains:
- a CDS encoding WecB/TagA/CpsF family glycosyltransferase encodes the protein TAGEQGGGQPGPYEILGLPVHPVGLEEAAALVTRWVQERDGASGLLRHVVTLNPEMVMRARKDPGLAGVVSRAELVVPDGIGVVWAARMLGRPALGRVPGVELAERCLRELARLNLPVFLVGGEPPGPDGPGVAEEAARRLQARPDLAGLRVAGTHHGYFAFGSDEEERLLRAIEAARPALLLVGMGVPRQEAWIDHRRERLRRAVRVAIGVGGSLDVWAGRTRRAPPAVRRLGLEWLFRAATQPWRLKRLAALPAFAGAVLGYRLGGIMGQRVRRKA